Sequence from the Sulfuracidifex tepidarius genome:
AGTAGAAATTAAAAATGTATACACAAAAATATTTCTATATATAAGAATAAAATTAAGAATATTCTAAAGTTAATAGTTTAATTCTATTTTTCCGTCTTTATATGAGTTTCCATGTAGTTCCTCAAAAAGGTTTGATGTTGATTGAACAAATTTAAATCAATCGTCCTTCTACCTTTTTGTAATAATGTAATTATAGAAATATATTTTTATATATACCTCCTATGGCTTAAACTTGAAATATTTTACGAGATAAGAGTATGAATACAAGGTACGTTTCTCTTATGTATTCACATCGCCTCAATATAGAAAATAAAGATGAAAAAAGAAAAGAGAAAAACCTTTCTAAAAAGAAGTATTAACTTGTCACGTACCAGAAATCTCGTTGTATAGTCTCAAGTCATGAACCATACCGTATGCGTCATATGTCCCTGGACCGGTCACGAAGTTCCATCCGTAATATGCAGGCAGAGGATTGTTACCCTCAGTTACAGGGATCCACGCTGGTAGTCCCTGCACTATTCCCTTTGGTGTGACAATGATTCCCGAATACGATATATGATACAAGGCGTAATTCAGGGCACCTAGTCTCTCTCCAGTGAGAGCAACCATGGCTGCAGTCATAGGTGAAGCACCGCTTGTCCCATACCACAAGAAGAGCTGTCCTTGATAGATCAGAGGAAGACCAAAACCGTACTCTGTGATGTTGTATCCTCCTGCGGACACGAAAGCTATGTCAGGATACGTTCTCCCTATGGGTGGAGTGAATGGGATTAGGGATGTCAACTCGTAGGTCTGTACAGGGAAGACTGTACTGATACCTCCTGTGCTATAGTCCCAACCAGTGGCACTATACACTGTATCGTTCTCGGTCACGTTAAGGAAAATCCCTCCTACTGCAGTGACGTAGGGATCGCTTTCTGGATACCATATCGTGTTATACGTACCTATGTGGAAGTTAGGTGGTGGATGATCGCTCTCGAATCCCCAATCTCCTGACGCAGCCAATACCGAAATTCCCTCGTCCGCAGCTTGTATCATTGCATTGTGTATCATGTATAACATAGCAGGGTAGTACGCGCTAAGTAATGACTCGGGTACAGTAACGGAAGCTGATATGACTTGTGGATAGATATAGTTCACCATGTAATAGTACTCATAATAATAATTCAGCAAGTTCCCCACTAGAGCTGGCCCTCCTACGTAACCGTTGCTGAATACCACGTATACGTTTGACGCAGGAGCGAAGACTCCGGACCACTCAGCATCGAGTTCATTTTCACCCGACTGAGCTTGAGCTTCTGTCCCAAGCGTGACAACCTGAAGCTTTCCAGTGTGAGGTATAATGGAGAAATCCTGCCAGAAAGTGTATACGTCACTCTCATTTATGTAACCCTCAGGCTGTCCTACTATCGCTATCTTCATTCCCTTTCCTAGAAAACCTTGGTCGTAAAGTTTGGTGAAATTAAAGTAGTTAGCTATCACTGATGGAGTGACAAGGACGTTTGATATTATCCCTGGGTTTTGGGCTCCATGAACCATCTCCACTTTCCAAGCTTCTTCCATCGCAGGGTATACCTTTGGATCTACGCTGTCTATCCCTACTATTCCCAAGACGTACTTGCCGACGTTGTAAGGCAAGGAAGGAGTTACGTTATTGGTAAAATAATAGAAAGGTCCTATGTCAGTGATTCCAACTAAATGATACCAATAGATGTCCTTGTAAGGATAGTAGTAGACGTTTATGTATGTGTTGAACGCTCTATCTATTTGTCCTGCAGTACCATTGAAGGTTAGAATTAACCCGTAGTCTCCGGTCTCTTCTATGCCGAAGGACTTAAGGTAATTCACCAGGGAATTCTTATACGACGTAGACGGATAGTAATATTCCCTGAACTTTCCCGAAGAGAGGTAAGGCGATTGATGGTAAACTATATTCTGGGTCTCGCTCATGAGAGACGAATAGTTGGTGAAGTTAAGAAGCACCGCGAAAGGTATGGAATAGTTTGAGGGAAGTGTCTCCACGAACTGTGACCCTGGCAGTATCGAATATTGAGGAGAGCTAGTCCACACATAGTACGCTGACTGATTAGAGGCTATACCTAAAACCTGAAACGAGGAAAAAACCATGACTAAGACGAACGCTATTAATACTTTCCTCATCAAAAGAAAATATTAGCAGACCGTTATAAGCATAACTGTGAATAATTTTCTTTTAGGAAAACAAAAAGGGCATTTCTTTTGATTAAGTATACCAAGTTGTAAGATTTTGTAGCTTATAATTTTTCATTTAAAGCTAGATCGGAGCGAAAATGAAAAGTAATTCAGTAAAAACGCGGTGATTGATAAAAAGTATATAATTCTAGCGTAAGACATAACCCTTAAAGTTGAAAATACAATAGACATATCTTTATGTAGAACAAGTTTGATTAAACATTTATCTTTTATTTCGTTAAAATTCAAGATATAATGATATTGGCGAAAACTTTATGTACACCGTACTTAAATAGATTATATTTTAAGTAATAACTAGAAATATTTGATTAAAAATTGAGCTAATGTGTTATTATGTTAAAGTAAAACAAGGGAATAAAATCAAAGTGCAATATCAACTTTTATTCTGTTGTGTATTACTATAATGTTAATATACCAGATTAGCAGAATGACAATTCAACTCATGGACTTTGTTACTCTTTATCATACCATATAGTTTTTGCGATTCGTATGGTTTTTATGATAACTATTTCTTCTAAATGACGGACATAAATTAATGTGAGACAAGCTTATTATTTTTAATTTATATTTATAAATTAATAACTTATGCTTGTAGCTAGAATTCTTATATTACGTCTCCTCATTAATTTTTAGGGATATTATTACACTATTCTCATTTATGTCCGTTGATGTTCGGATTACAGATCGAATGTTGTCTATAATTCCCTCATAGTATCCAGATATAAATGTTGAATATTTCTTATTAAAATTGTGATGAAATACAATCATGTATTCATTGCCCTTCTGATCTACGTCTACCTTATACATGGAGGAATAGATTGATGTACTAATAATCAGATTAATAAATGACTTTACATTTATATCAAGTCTATTTTCCCTCGAATTCCATAATATCAAATATTCCTTTCCCCAGTTCTTTCCTAATTCATACCCTTTATCTCTAAGCTTATCCTCCTCTTCAGTTAAGAGATCTAAAATAGCTCCAAAGAACCGGGAGGAGACTGTTATCTCTCCAGAACTTATCTTTCTTACTTTGTAAGTATAATTACAAAACTTTGTTAACTCCTCATTAACTATAGTGTTGAATTTCTTGTTCTCCTTGAAAGCTATGTTTTCTAGAATAGCGCTCTAAACAATACGAGTTTAAAGTTTTAATTAAAGTTTTAATTTTTTATTCTTTTTATATTTTATTTGATAGTTAAAGAAAAATTTATATCCATTTTTTAATTGACAAAAATTTGAGTTTTAGGCTTATAAAATGTTGTTCCTTGTAGGTGAAAGAATTTGAAACTTCAGCAAACCTTTTACTCTCTCTGTAGGTTTGAATCTCATGATAGCATTAAAGGGAAGGATATTCAATGGCGAAGGGATAACGGAAAACGGAGTTGTCTTCATAGAAGGCGGAAGGATAAGTAAGGTAGGCAAAGACTTAGACACGTCAGGCTTTAATACGATAGAAGGAGGTTTCATCACTCCAGGCCTAATAGATGCACATGTCCATTTCTTCGGAACAGTTAACGACAATGTACTTGAGTGGAACATAACCCCTGAAGGTCTGTCTGCTGCCAGAAGTGCATCAGACATGATAAGGCTACTCTCAGCAGGTTTCACTACAGTAAGGGATTTAGGGAGCAAATCCGCAATATATCTGAGCAGGGCTGAAAGGGAGGGAACTTTGATAGGCCCTCGGATAATAGCTTCTGGATATTCAGTAGCTGAAACCGGCGGAAACGACGATCCCAAGGACTTGCCATTAGATGTCGCACAACGTCTTTCGTACTCCTTCTACTGTGACTCACCTTGGGAATGTAGAAAGGCAGTGAGAATGAGCATAAGACAGGGGGCAGAGGTCATAAAGGGCTATTTCGTTTTCTAAGAAAGGCTTTAGAAATACGTTAAGGTTTTCGATTTACTTGCTTATGATAATGTAAAAAAGGAGTAATGGAAAACTAGATTTCTACTTACGGTTTAAGGAAAAGGAGTTTTCCGCGTTTACGCGTTTAATTCCTTTAATAATTTAGTACTTACACAGTAAAGTCTAATCCTCTTTCCTTCACCGTTTCTTAACCATCTACGTGTTATTATATGCTCTTCTGCTAAACGTGACAGATACACTTTTGCAGTGCCTCTGTTTATACCTAAGTCTCTTACTATCTCATCTAACGACACACAGTTTTTACGTGCTATATAAAACAGTAACTTTTCCCATAACTCCATATGAAAAATAACGCAAACCAGGGTTAAATACATTGTTACCTTTCATCAGCACGTGGGAAGTTGAGTTTCGGGAGTCAGTCCATTAGGATTAAATCCGTTGTTACTTTGCCTTCATAACTGTGAGAGCAAGCTCTTTTAACTAAAATTTTGCGGATCCAACCAGGATTAATTTTCCCAGTCGACTGGATACATATATATAAGCTTTATGCGAAAAGTTTAAATATAAATGCCCAATCAACTGGGAAACATTTTTTGCAGTAAACTTGGAAATTTATTCTAAAATTGTAGAGGGAAAACGTGCCTTAAGGATTTTTAAATTAATAAAAATAATCATGAACAAGAAAACTTTGCTCATCCTTTCATTTATTCTCTTAAGTATTGTGATAACTGTTTCCGCAATTCTTACACACATTTATATCTCTGCTATACAAATTTGTATAACTATAGAGATACTTAATTCAATTCAAATACATTATTATTTTACAATATATTATGACGAATGTATTACGTGGATTTGTTGCATTATATCACTTCTTGCCTGCATTTATTGTATATTGTTAGCTAATAATGTAAAGTTTGATGAGATTAGGAAATTGGAAGAAAGAATTTTTTCCTATTAAAATGGCGATATTATTCAAATTTTCTAACACATAAAGAAAGTGTAGGATCCCTACATATGTGCTTATACTACTTACTTAACAATTTTTCAAAATTCAATGAAAAGAAAGTTTAAAGCTACAGAATTAGAGATATTTATCAGCGGGTTCAGCGGGCCACGCTTTCATCACCGCTCAGAGTGGCCCTCGGGCGAGGGTCACTCACCCGCTTCATCACCCATTTCTACTTCTGTAAAAACACATTTAAAAATCTTTCTGTTTTTATTTTTTCTCAATTAATATCTCACTAGGAATAATGATAATAAAGATGAGCAAAAATTTTGGATTCAACGAAAGAAAATTATGAGATAAATAAAGAACGCGAGAAATACGATAAGTATTAAAGTTTCAACTAATCGTTCCCGCTTCATCTCTTCTTCCTCAATCAGTGATTTACAAACTACTTTCAAACACTCTAAATTTCTTCCACATAGATCTAGACAGTTTTTCTCTTCTTTTTTCATGCTTACTCACCTATAAATAATATTATTTGTAATAATAGTAGTACTGGTAGTAGAAATAATGATGTGAAATATAATATGCAGTCAATAGGAGCAAAAAACCGGCTATTATTGCTAAACCGTTAATTGCTGGATTATCATATCTGAAATGTGCTAGGGCAAATCTCCTCCATTTTCCGTATTTTTTAACGTAGATTCCTCTTTCGGTAAAAACGTCTAATAACATATGAGAGGGCCCAACAACTAGACCGTTTAACAGTGTTAGTAAAATCACTTTATTGTTAAGAAGGGAGAAATAGTATTCGTGATAGCTAAACCCATAGTAATAAATCAATAAAAGGATAAGGACCGGGACTATGGAAACAATACCCCAAATTACACTTCTGGGGATTGTGTGGGTCAACGGTGTCCTTACCGGGATATATCCGTACCTAGTTACAATCTCCTTATGGCCAATCCTATCAATCAAGAAATTGCCAATTACTGAAACTATTCCGCTCAAGATTAAAGTGTAGTAAAAATATTCATGAAAGAGTACGGAGTCCAGAAGTGATAATAGTCCCGTCGAAAAGATGTAATGGGTTCTTAACTTCATTAGAACCTCCTCAAAGCGTCTAACAAACTTTTTAGCAATTCTACTTCAGCTTTAACTTCGCTTTCTAATGTCCTTTTTAAGGGAAGTATTCTACTAGTTTCAAATTTTAGATGCAGTCCAGTATTATCATTTATTATTGGATATAACCATATTGAAATCTTATTCTTCAATTTATTATTTTTACTATAAATTTCCCAAACAATATCGGACATGCTGAAATAAACAATAGCATTATATTTATTATTAATAATATATGATAAATTCCCCGCAACTTCTATACTCTTTGCGTCATAAAATAGTCTGAGTACTCCAGGAGAAATAAAAAATCCCTTAAGCTTTTTATAATTATAAGGAAGTTCTGTTTTTATTACTATTTCCTTCATTTATCCACCTCAGTTAGAATTTTTCAAAATATTAATGTCATAAAATTCTAAATCATTTAAATCTAGCATAAGTTGTGCTATAGTTCTTATTGTTTCATCTACATAATATCGGTCATTCTCTTTCTTCACGATCCCCGCTGCGGTCAAAAATTCTAGTATATGATACACAGCTTCTTTTCGAATGCCCGTTGTCGAAGAGATATCTTCGACAGTACCATCTGTATTTGCTAAAATTATCAGAATTATATCATCTATACTGTTCAAATCATTAAATAGAGAGCTAGTAATATCATTCCACCCCCTAGAAGAGTTATTGAAAGATTTCTATACATCTTAGAAAGTTTAGGTTGAACATTTAGTTCAAATAGTAGTAGATAAACTGCAGAATAGAAAAAGAATATTATCGTTGGCACTAATAGCATTATTTTTATAACAATATCGAACGGGAGCACTTTATCACCATAATTCTGCTTTTTAAAAACCCCAAATTGTGGGAGAAGAAGTGGCGGGTAATGCATTCGGAATAGACATAAGACGTTTCAGTGTCCTAGTACTAGCTATAATAATAATTTTAGCATTCGTTGCGAGCTTTGCGAATATTAAAATTCCTCAGAACTCTTCAACAATTCAGATAGGGACATCTACACAGACTGAACAATATACGCAACCTAAGTTATTCAGTTACGTCTATAACAAAACTATAACATTGAGTCCCACACTTCAAGATCTGCAATATGTAAGAGCTAGCTTTGCTAACACCAAAGCTCCTTACTACAATATTTCTCCAGAAGCTTACATCTTATTCAACTTCTCTCAGCCTGACAACAATATGTTACAATTACTTCTAAATGCCCTGGCATGGAACGCATCAATTGTAGCTCCGGGTCCATACGGTGCTCTTCTGAGTATAGCGAGTGCTGCATATGTTCAGATACTGAATTATACTAACACCACACTGCAGCCGTTTCCTTTGAACAAAAATGATACAGAGAACTATTCAAAATATGCCATAATTGTGAACTACGCTAAGGACTTCGAGACACCTGAGAGTTTCCAGCCTAGTTGGAGCTATCCTCCCTCAGATAACATAACAGTAAGTCCCCTAAGTTACAACATAATCGATACATATACTGTAAAAGTAACTATTAGCGTCAGTTATAGTACCAGTACGTCCTTGGCTTCATCGTCAACATCTCAAAACGGGAATCAAACTATCGTTACAAAATATTACAAAATGAGTGTATCCGGGACTGTATATCTTCTAGCAAACGGCAGTAGCATAGCATCTAATAATTTTCAATTTTCATATACTGCAGTTCCGCCTTACAAACTGAATTATCAGAATACCTCCATTTATCAGCAATCATTTACAATTTCCGGAAACGTTAGTGTGCCTCCAGGTGTTTTGAGAACTGTATATTTAACATATAACGTTACAGCATATCAGTACAAAAAGGAACAAACGAGCGGAAATACAACATATATATGCTACTATCCAACGAATCCCTCTTTCAATTACAAGCCAGATTATTTTAACTGGTATGAATACAACGTTACGATCCCTGTAACAATAAAAGTCCTCAATGGGACAGCCCCAATAACTACCATAAATAATGAAAACTATATGGGAAGGACAATCAACACTTATTTTTGGTATACTGTCTGGAGCTCTGACCCTACGTCTAATACTACTTCGATACTAACTTACGATCATATTCAAGTAGCGAACTATTCGATTAAGCGAACGTGGGACGCAGGAAGTATAGAAATTATTCCACAACTGAATACACAGACTTCTGGAAATACGATAAATTACTATCTTACTTTCAATGTCAAAAATAATTTGGTTCGGCCTCCGCCTTGGATTAATCAGCAAATGACCTACAATAAGTATGCAGCAATTTCGTGGTTCTACTTGGAGCAAAACGCTAGTTTATCTCACTCACTTTATGAATTTATCATGAATACTATCAACAAGACTGACTATCAGTTCTGGAAATCTGAGTACTTTATTCTAGCTTCACAATTCGTTATGTATACTTTCAATACTACTTATAGCGTCTTCAATAATCTTCTAGAATTAGAGAGTTTTTACGAAAACTGGAGCTTAGTA
This genomic interval carries:
- a CDS encoding helix-turn-helix domain-containing protein, with translation MNSIDDIILIILANTDGTVEDISSTTGIRKEAVYHILEFLTAAGIVKKENDRYYVDETIRTIAQLMLDLNDLEFYDINILKNSN
- a CDS encoding DUF1286 domain-containing protein yields the protein MKLRTHYIFSTGLLSLLDSVLFHEYFYYTLILSGIVSVIGNFLIDRIGHKEIVTRYGYIPVRTPLTHTIPRSVIWGIVSIVPVLILLLIYYYGFSYHEYYFSLLNNKVILLTLLNGLVVGPSHMLLDVFTERGIYVKKYGKWRRFALAHFRYDNPAINGLAIIAGFLLLLTAYYISHHYFYYQYYYYYK
- a CDS encoding amidohydrolase family protein: MIALKGRIFNGEGITENGVVFIEGGRISKVGKDLDTSGFNTIEGGFITPGLIDAHVHFFGTVNDNVLEWNITPEGLSAARSASDMIRLLSAGFTTVRDLGSKSAIYLSRAEREGTLIGPRIIASGYSVAETGGNDDPKDLPLDVAQRLSYSFYCDSPWECRKAVRMSIRQGAEVIKGYFVF
- a CDS encoding winged helix-turn-helix transcriptional regulator translates to MYLTLVCVIFHMELWEKLLFYIARKNCVSLDEIVRDLGINRGTAKVYLSRLAEEHIITRRWLRNGEGKRIRLYCVSTKLLKELNA
- a CDS encoding S53 family peptidase; translated protein: MRKVLIAFVLVMVFSSFQVLGIASNQSAYYVWTSSPQYSILPGSQFVETLPSNYSIPFAVLLNFTNYSSLMSETQNIVYHQSPYLSSGKFREYYYPSTSYKNSLVNYLKSFGIEETGDYGLILTFNGTAGQIDRAFNTYINVYYYPYKDIYWYHLVGITDIGPFYYFTNNVTPSLPYNVGKYVLGIVGIDSVDPKVYPAMEEAWKVEMVHGAQNPGIISNVLVTPSVIANYFNFTKLYDQGFLGKGMKIAIVGQPEGYINESDVYTFWQDFSIIPHTGKLQVVTLGTEAQAQSGENELDAEWSGVFAPASNVYVVFSNGYVGGPALVGNLLNYYYEYYYMVNYIYPQVISASVTVPESLLSAYYPAMLYMIHNAMIQAADEGISVLAASGDWGFESDHPPPNFHIGTYNTIWYPESDPYVTAVGGIFLNVTENDTVYSATGWDYSTGGISTVFPVQTYELTSLIPFTPPIGRTYPDIAFVSAGGYNITEYGFGLPLIYQGQLFLWYGTSGASPMTAAMVALTGERLGALNYALYHISYSGIIVTPKGIVQGLPAWIPVTEGNNPLPAYYGWNFVTGPGTYDAYGMVHDLRLYNEISGT